The following are encoded together in the Janthinobacterium sp. Marseille genome:
- the arsC gene encoding arsenate reductase (glutaredoxin) (This arsenate reductase requires both glutathione and glutaredoxin to convert arsenate to arsenite, after which the efflux transporter formed by ArsA and ArsB can extrude the arsenite from the cell, providing resistance.) produces the protein MLTIYHNPRCSKSRETLALTEAFAAQHGLELNVVDYQKTPLNRQQLAELHQVLQSEGAVSVTAMVRDNEDEFSALQLSNANDAQLLDALASHPKLLQRPIVRFNQRAAIGRPPELVKAILVAP, from the coding sequence ATGCTGACCATTTATCACAATCCCCGCTGCTCGAAATCCCGCGAAACCCTGGCCCTGACCGAAGCATTTGCTGCGCAACACGGCCTGGAATTAAATGTGGTCGATTATCAAAAGACGCCATTGAACCGCCAGCAACTCGCCGAATTGCATCAAGTACTGCAATCCGAAGGTGCTGTCAGCGTAACGGCGATGGTGCGCGACAATGAAGATGAATTCAGCGCCCTGCAGTTAAGCAATGCGAATGACGCGCAACTGCTGGACGCCCTCGCCAGCCATCCGAAGTTATTGCAAAGACCTATCGTGCGCTTCAATCAGCGCGCCGCAATCGGCCGTCCGCCGGAATTGGTAAAGGCCATCCTGGTCGCACCGTAA
- the rplL gene encoding 50S ribosomal protein L7/L12 — protein sequence MAISKDDILEAVGNLTVLELNDLVKAFEEKFGVSAAAMAAPAAGGAAGGAAAEEQTEFTVVLADFGANKVGVIKAVREITGLGLKEAKDLVDAAPKPLKEGVSKADAEAAKKKLEEAGAKAEIK from the coding sequence ATGGCAATTAGCAAAGACGACATCCTGGAAGCCGTAGGCAACCTGACAGTTCTGGAACTGAATGACTTGGTAAAAGCATTCGAAGAAAAATTCGGCGTATCCGCTGCTGCAATGGCTGCTCCAGCAGCTGGCGGCGCAGCTGGTGGTGCCGCTGCTGAAGAACAAACCGAGTTCACCGTTGTTCTGGCCGATTTCGGCGCGAACAAAGTTGGCGTGATTAAAGCAGTTCGCGAAATCACCGGCTTGGGCTTGAAAGAAGCGAAAGACCTGGTTGATGCAGCACCAAAACCACTGAAAGAAGGCGTTTCGAAAGCAGACGCAGAAGCAGCGAAGAAAAAACTGGAAGAAGCTGGCGCAAAAGCCGAGATCAAGTAA
- a CDS encoding GGDEF domain-containing protein — protein MQQIGEHNTVPATDDAPLRTAAPDAPSQGSAKSKSAKIHVVRARRQTILNHRNRQNARLQRLLLIGLFGLFYLIGVAVFYMHGLVDQVALTTSMILITSTVSFFYVCFLVGWNNRAREKNLRVPISLCAIGIMLLMSYMAPATQILFTPFLFLTMTFVLHRVSPKMMLLLTIATLCGYLLVIVVHYRQYQDWAMLQLEGALLLSLLLTLPGFVVLASRMQQLHNALFKATRKIKDIEEDARRDVLLGCFNRRYIVAALEQQKRMADESGAPLCLAVIDLDHFKRVNDEAGHLGGDEVLRTFARVAESNVRKHDIFGRYGGEEFLLVLPETPLSAALNISERIRTQIEQHDWQGKLRNRVTVSIGLTQYIAGESVLDLFSRTDTAMYMAKQSGRNQVVVEAAAADGVTA, from the coding sequence ATGCAACAGATTGGCGAACACAACACTGTGCCCGCGACGGATGATGCTCCGCTGCGTACTGCCGCGCCCGACGCGCCTTCGCAGGGTTCCGCCAAGTCCAAGTCCGCAAAAATCCACGTGGTGCGCGCGCGCCGCCAAACCATACTCAATCACCGCAATCGTCAAAACGCCCGCCTGCAGCGCTTGCTGCTGATCGGCTTATTCGGCCTGTTTTACCTGATCGGCGTCGCGGTGTTTTACATGCATGGCCTGGTTGACCAAGTGGCCTTGACGACGTCGATGATCCTGATCACGAGTACGGTGTCCTTTTTCTATGTGTGTTTCCTGGTCGGTTGGAATAATCGCGCGCGTGAAAAGAATTTGCGCGTTCCAATCAGCCTGTGTGCGATTGGCATCATGTTGCTGATGTCGTATATGGCACCGGCAACCCAAATCCTGTTCACCCCGTTCCTGTTCCTGACGATGACTTTTGTCCTGCATCGCGTCTCGCCGAAGATGATGCTGCTGCTGACGATAGCAACCTTGTGCGGCTATTTATTGGTCATCGTCGTCCACTATCGGCAGTACCAGGACTGGGCGATGCTGCAACTGGAAGGTGCCTTGCTGCTGAGCCTGTTGCTGACCTTGCCGGGTTTCGTTGTGTTGGCGAGCCGTATGCAGCAATTGCATAACGCCCTGTTCAAGGCGACACGGAAGATTAAGGATATTGAAGAAGATGCGCGTCGCGATGTCTTGCTCGGCTGTTTCAACCGCCGCTATATCGTTGCGGCCCTGGAGCAGCAAAAGCGGATGGCGGATGAAAGCGGTGCGCCTTTGTGCCTGGCCGTGATCGATCTGGATCACTTCAAGCGCGTCAACGACGAGGCGGGCCATCTGGGTGGCGATGAAGTCTTGCGCACTTTTGCCCGTGTGGCCGAGAGTAATGTGCGCAAGCACGACATCTTCGGCCGTTATGGCGGCGAAGAATTCTTGCTGGTCTTGCCGGAGACGCCACTTTCGGCGGCGCTGAATATCTCCGAACGCATACGCACGCAAATCGAACAGCATGACTGGCAGGGCAAATTGCGCAACCGTGTCACGGTCTCCATCGGACTGACGCAATACATTGCCGGCGAATCAGTGCTCGATTTGTTTTCGCGTACCGATACCGCGATGTATATGGCCAAGCAGAGTGGCCGCAATCAGGTCGTGGTCGAAGCCGCCGCCGCGGATGGCGTAACTGCCTGA
- a CDS encoding gamma-glutamyl-gamma-aminobutyrate hydrolase, with the protein MSDNSDSNLPPVSKSVPPEAVSSSESVPPPASTPSVEPQVGAVPSPASFKTKPDFGKHSVPAYQMPDDTPWKQTWRIFQARLQSLSEQVGRRLTQRTLKIGVSARIFHPESGAKGLQAKTLQYLEESIAQWVMSRDVLVLMIPTVNTNGLLHPSKIRLRDYAKHLDGLVLQGGADVAPQTYSQTATRPEWSGDSSRDMYELELLHEFIEAGKPVLGICRGCQLINVAFGGTLYQDIATDVPSAMLHVNDLYDSHRHEIAFPPGSSLASLFPGHTSPLVNSIHHQAVRDLGRDLTIEAISQTDNIVEAVRYTKARFVMGLQWHPEFHRAGGSELLDCTPILDNFLRAARETRF; encoded by the coding sequence ATGTCTGACAACTCCGATAGCAATTTGCCGCCAGTATCAAAGTCCGTACCTCCTGAAGCCGTCTCGTCCAGTGAATCTGTTCCTCCGCCAGCCTCAACACCCAGCGTAGAGCCGCAAGTCGGGGCAGTGCCGTCGCCGGCTTCTTTCAAAACCAAGCCGGATTTCGGCAAGCACAGTGTGCCGGCCTACCAGATGCCGGACGATACGCCATGGAAGCAAACCTGGCGCATCTTCCAGGCGCGCCTGCAAAGCCTGTCCGAACAAGTCGGCCGACGCCTGACGCAACGCACCTTAAAGATTGGTGTTTCGGCACGTATATTCCATCCTGAAAGCGGTGCAAAGGGTTTGCAGGCGAAAACGCTGCAATATCTGGAAGAATCGATTGCGCAGTGGGTGATGTCGCGTGACGTGCTGGTCCTGATGATCCCGACCGTCAATACGAATGGTTTGCTGCATCCAAGCAAGATCCGTTTGCGCGATTACGCGAAGCATCTGGATGGACTCGTGCTGCAAGGCGGTGCCGACGTCGCGCCGCAGACCTATTCGCAGACGGCAACCCGTCCGGAGTGGAGCGGTGACAGTTCACGCGATATGTACGAACTCGAGCTCTTGCATGAGTTTATTGAAGCAGGCAAACCGGTGCTGGGCATATGTCGCGGTTGCCAGTTGATCAATGTTGCCTTTGGCGGCACCTTGTACCAGGACATTGCGACTGATGTGCCGTCGGCAATGCTGCACGTCAATGACTTGTACGATAGCCATCGCCACGAAATTGCGTTCCCACCTGGTTCTTCGCTGGCTTCGCTGTTCCCGGGCCATACTTCGCCACTGGTCAATTCCATTCACCATCAGGCGGTGCGCGATCTCGGCCGCGACTTGACCATAGAAGCGATATCGCAAACTGACAATATTGTCGAAGCGGTACGTTATACCAAGGCGCGTTTTGTCATGGGTTTGCAATGGCATCCGGAATTCCATCGTGCCGGCGGCTCCGAACTGCTGGACTGCACGCCCATCCTCGATAATTTCCTGCGCGCAGCAAGGGAAACGCGTTTCTGA
- a CDS encoding response regulator — translation MQELAGLTALIIEPHAGMRASIHNMLSIGGIGKIEYAAGSGSAIRPLKHKQFDLVICEYDLGEGQDGQQLLEDLRHHKIMPPSTVFIMVTAERNHEKVVSAAELALNDYVLKPFTAETLMDRIARAIDKRNALSPIYQLIEQGNLSDAINGCVLAERTQPRYQAEFMRLRAELHMTLGELPEAEAIYAEIFAKRSIAWARLGLATSLFMQDRLEEAEEMLSSLVSEKKQFLEAYDWLAKTQEARGLMPKAQATLEHAVIRSPHALQRLRKLGNVALETGDIDTAHKVFQQVINKAKFSEFREPEDHVHLVRTSIAKGELQLVPPIIRDLAKSLANVKKTPACRALATAMLHKHNGEDEQAVEELEAAVLACKEAIGLSSDTKLALAQNCLDSGLEQGAVEVMTSVVGNASTNVAMTRAMRLFREAGREDLAKRVTRESKSQVVDLVSAGAEKARLGDYHGAVALMSEAAERLPENPQVVFNAAVAVLKCLDSLGWDVQLGEQARSYIANARRLDPRNPRLSLLASMYRDILKKYAMERVYGVPIKALNTAPQTEKQ, via the coding sequence ATGCAAGAACTTGCCGGACTTACCGCATTGATCATTGAGCCGCATGCCGGTATGCGTGCCAGCATCCACAATATGCTGAGCATAGGCGGCATAGGCAAAATCGAGTACGCCGCCGGTTCCGGTAGCGCAATCCGCCCCTTGAAGCACAAGCAGTTCGATCTGGTGATTTGTGAATATGATTTGGGCGAAGGGCAGGATGGCCAGCAATTGCTGGAAGACCTGCGTCATCACAAGATCATGCCGCCATCGACCGTCTTCATCATGGTGACCGCCGAGCGTAATCACGAAAAAGTCGTCAGTGCGGCCGAACTGGCGCTTAACGATTACGTGCTCAAGCCCTTCACCGCAGAAACCCTGATGGACCGGATCGCGCGCGCGATCGACAAGCGCAATGCGCTCAGTCCCATTTATCAATTGATAGAGCAGGGCAATCTGAGCGATGCGATCAATGGTTGCGTCCTCGCTGAACGCACACAGCCGCGGTATCAGGCCGAATTCATGCGTTTGCGGGCCGAGCTGCATATGACTTTGGGCGAGTTGCCCGAAGCCGAAGCGATTTATGCCGAAATTTTTGCCAAGCGTTCAATTGCCTGGGCCCGCCTCGGCCTCGCAACCAGCCTGTTCATGCAGGACCGCCTGGAAGAAGCGGAAGAAATGCTGAGTTCGCTGGTCTCCGAGAAAAAACAATTCCTTGAAGCCTATGACTGGCTGGCGAAAACGCAGGAAGCCCGGGGTTTGATGCCGAAGGCGCAAGCGACGCTGGAACATGCGGTCATCCGCTCACCGCATGCTTTACAGCGCTTGCGCAAGCTGGGTAATGTGGCACTGGAAACCGGCGATATTGATACCGCGCACAAGGTATTCCAGCAAGTGATCAACAAGGCGAAGTTTTCGGAATTCCGCGAGCCGGAAGACCATGTGCATCTGGTCCGGACGTCGATCGCGAAGGGCGAATTGCAATTGGTGCCGCCTATCATTCGCGATCTCGCGAAGTCACTGGCGAACGTGAAGAAAACCCCGGCTTGCCGTGCACTGGCGACTGCCATGCTGCATAAACACAATGGCGAAGATGAGCAGGCGGTCGAAGAGCTGGAAGCGGCGGTGCTGGCATGCAAGGAAGCGATAGGCTTGTCCAGTGACACCAAACTGGCTTTGGCGCAGAATTGCCTGGACAGCGGGTTGGAGCAGGGCGCGGTTGAAGTGATGACTTCGGTCGTCGGCAATGCGTCTACCAATGTTGCAATGACGCGCGCGATGCGCCTGTTCCGCGAAGCGGGGCGCGAAGACCTGGCCAAACGCGTGACACGTGAAAGCAAAAGCCAGGTGGTGGATTTGGTGTCGGCCGGCGCCGAAAAAGCGCGCCTGGGTGATTACCACGGCGCAGTGGCGCTGATGTCGGAAGCGGCGGAACGATTGCCGGAAAATCCGCAAGTCGTTTTCAATGCGGCGGTCGCGGTATTGAAATGCCTCGATAGCCTGGGATGGGATGTGCAACTGGGCGAGCAGGCGCGCAGCTACATCGCGAATGCGCGTCGCCTCGATCCGCGCAACCCGCGCCTGTCGCTACTGGCCAGCATGTATCGCGACATCCTGAAAAAATATGCGATGGAACGCGTCTACGGCGTTCCGATCAAGGCCCTCAATACGGCGCCACAAACTGAAAAGCAATAA
- the rplJ gene encoding 50S ribosomal protein L10 has protein sequence MSLNLNDKKAVVAEISAKVASAQTIVVAEYRGIQVGHLTQLRAKARDQGVYLRVLKNTLARRAVEGTAFASLASEMTGPLIYSISDDAVAAAKVISDFSKTNDKLVVKAGNYAGKPLDKAAVTALANIPSREVLLAQVLGMMLVPVASFTRGLAALAAKKAEGAEPVAAAAPAAESTEAAAE, from the coding sequence TTGAGTCTCAATCTGAATGACAAAAAGGCCGTAGTCGCCGAAATCTCTGCCAAAGTTGCATCGGCACAGACCATCGTCGTGGCCGAATACCGTGGCATCCAGGTTGGTCACTTGACACAACTGCGCGCCAAAGCGCGGGACCAAGGTGTGTACTTGCGCGTATTGAAAAATACGCTCGCACGTCGCGCTGTTGAAGGTACCGCATTTGCCAGCCTCGCTTCCGAAATGACCGGTCCGTTGATCTATTCGATCTCGGATGATGCCGTTGCAGCAGCAAAAGTCATCAGTGACTTTTCTAAAACCAACGACAAACTGGTCGTCAAAGCAGGTAACTACGCAGGTAAGCCGCTTGATAAAGCAGCTGTTACAGCGTTGGCAAATATCCCTAGCCGTGAAGTCCTGCTGGCCCAAGTTTTGGGCATGATGCTGGTTCCGGTTGCGAGCTTTACGCGTGGTCTGGCTGCTCTTGCTGCTAAAAAAGCTGAAGGCGCTGAGCCTGTCGCTGCAGCAGCACCAGCCGCCGAATCGACCGAAGCAGCAGCGGAATAA
- the nusG gene encoding transcription termination/antitermination protein NusG, whose translation MSDNIQDDAQGGAQGAAAAASTSKKRWYVVHAYSGMEKSVQRALIERAARAGMEDKFGQILVPTEEVIEVKNGHKSVSERRFFPGYVLVEMEMTDETWHLVKNTNKVTGFIGGKSNKPTPIPPHEVDKIMQQMQDGVEKPRPKVLYEVGELVRIKDGPFTDFNGNVEEVNYEKSKVRVSVTIFGRATPVELEFGQVEKV comes from the coding sequence ATGAGCGACAATATTCAGGATGACGCGCAAGGCGGTGCCCAAGGCGCCGCTGCAGCAGCTTCCACAAGTAAAAAACGTTGGTACGTCGTGCACGCCTATTCCGGTATGGAAAAGAGCGTGCAACGTGCGTTGATAGAGCGCGCAGCACGTGCCGGCATGGAAGATAAATTTGGGCAGATTCTGGTGCCTACCGAAGAAGTGATCGAAGTCAAGAATGGTCACAAATCGGTCAGTGAGCGCCGCTTCTTCCCTGGTTATGTTCTCGTCGAAATGGAAATGACCGACGAAACATGGCATCTGGTTAAGAATACAAACAAAGTAACCGGTTTTATCGGTGGCAAGTCCAACAAGCCAACCCCGATTCCACCGCACGAAGTCGACAAGATCATGCAGCAAATGCAGGATGGCGTCGAAAAGCCGCGTCCAAAAGTGTTGTACGAAGTGGGCGAGCTGGTACGTATCAAGGATGGTCCGTTCACCGATTTCAACGGCAATGTCGAAGAAGTCAATTACGAGAAATCCAAGGTTCGTGTTTCAGTCACGATTTTTGGCCGCGCTACCCCGGTAGAGCTGGAATTCGGTCAAGTCGAAAAAGTCTGA
- the rplA gene encoding 50S ribosomal protein L1 gives MAKLSKRVKAFKAKVDRTKAYPFDNAVALIKECASAKFDESIDISVQLGVDAKKSDQVVRGSVVLPAGTGKSVRVAVFATGEKAGQAKAAGADIVGMDDLAEQIKAGNMPFDIVIASPDTMRIVGTLGQILGPRGMMPNPKVGTVTPDVATAVKNAKAGQVQYRTDKAGIIHATIGRKSFSDEALKSNLLALIDALNKAKPATSKGVYLRKVSLSSTMGAGVRVDQSTLAA, from the coding sequence ATGGCTAAGTTATCGAAACGCGTAAAAGCATTTAAAGCAAAAGTTGACCGTACCAAAGCGTACCCGTTCGACAATGCAGTTGCTTTGATCAAAGAATGCGCATCGGCAAAATTCGATGAATCGATCGATATTTCGGTTCAATTGGGTGTTGATGCCAAGAAATCCGACCAAGTTGTTCGTGGTTCCGTTGTTTTGCCAGCAGGTACCGGTAAATCGGTCCGCGTTGCGGTTTTTGCAACTGGCGAAAAAGCAGGGCAAGCGAAAGCAGCTGGTGCAGATATCGTTGGTATGGACGACCTGGCTGAGCAAATCAAAGCTGGCAACATGCCTTTCGACATCGTTATCGCATCGCCAGATACCATGCGTATCGTTGGTACCCTGGGTCAAATCCTGGGCCCACGCGGCATGATGCCTAACCCGAAAGTCGGTACTGTTACTCCTGACGTCGCTACTGCAGTTAAAAATGCAAAAGCTGGTCAAGTTCAATACCGTACTGACAAGGCTGGCATTATCCACGCCACCATCGGTCGTAAATCGTTCTCCGACGAAGCGCTCAAATCCAACTTGTTGGCTTTGATCGATGCGTTGAATAAAGCTAAGCCAGCAACCAGCAAAGGTGTTTACCTGCGCAAGGTTTCGCTGTCGTCGACGATGGGCGCTGGTGTACGCGTCGATCAATCGACCCTGGCTGCTTAA
- the rplK gene encoding 50S ribosomal protein L11, which yields MAKKIIGFIKLQVPAGKANPSPPIGPALGQRGLNIMEFCKAFNAQTQGVEPGMPIPVVITAFADKSFTFVMKTPPATYLIKKHSGVTKGSPKPHTDKVGKLTRAQAEEIAKLKAPDLTAADLDAAVRTIAGSARSMGITVEGL from the coding sequence ATGGCAAAGAAAATCATTGGTTTTATCAAGCTGCAAGTTCCAGCTGGTAAAGCAAACCCATCCCCACCAATCGGACCTGCACTGGGTCAACGTGGCCTGAACATCATGGAATTCTGCAAAGCGTTCAACGCACAGACCCAAGGTGTTGAGCCAGGTATGCCAATTCCGGTTGTAATTACAGCGTTCGCGGACAAATCATTCACGTTTGTGATGAAAACCCCGCCGGCAACGTACCTGATCAAGAAACATTCGGGCGTAACCAAAGGTTCGCCGAAGCCACATACCGACAAAGTCGGTAAGTTGACACGTGCGCAAGCTGAAGAAATCGCTAAATTGAAAGCCCCAGATCTGACCGCTGCTGACTTGGATGCTGCTGTACGCACCATCGCTGGTTCGGCACGTTCCATGGGCATCACGGTGGAGGGTCTGTAA
- the tuf gene encoding elongation factor Tu, with the protein MAKGKFERTKPHVNVGTIGHVDHGKTTLTAAIATVLSKKFGGEAKGYDQIDNAPEEKARGITINTSHVEYETESRHYAHVDCPGHADYVKNMITGAAQMDGAILVCSAADGPMPQTREHILLSRQVGVPYIIVFLNKADMVDDAELLELVEMEVRELLSKYEFPGDDLPIVKGSAKLALEGDTGPLGEQAILALANALDTYIPTPERAVDGAFLLPVEDVFSISGRGTVVTGRIERGIIKVGEEIEIVGIRDTQKTTCTGVEMFRKLLDQGQAGDNVGVLLRGTKREDVERGQVLAKPGSIKPHKHFTGEIYVLSKDEGGRHTPFFNNYRPQFYFRTTDVTGSIELPKDKEMVMPGDNVSITVMLINPIAMEEGLRFAIREGGRTVGAGVVAKIIE; encoded by the coding sequence ATGGCAAAAGGCAAATTCGAGCGGACCAAGCCGCACGTGAATGTGGGCACAATTGGTCACGTCGATCATGGTAAAACCACACTGACAGCTGCGATCGCGACTGTTCTGTCGAAGAAATTCGGCGGCGAAGCAAAAGGCTACGATCAAATCGATAACGCGCCAGAAGAAAAAGCACGCGGTATCACGATCAACACCTCGCACGTTGAATACGAAACCGAAAGCCGTCACTACGCTCACGTTGACTGCCCAGGCCACGCCGATTACGTTAAAAACATGATCACCGGTGCTGCGCAGATGGACGGCGCGATCCTGGTTTGCTCCGCAGCAGACGGCCCAATGCCACAAACCCGCGAACACATCCTGTTGTCGCGTCAAGTTGGTGTTCCATACATCATCGTGTTCCTGAACAAAGCGGACATGGTTGATGATGCAGAACTGCTGGAACTGGTTGAAATGGAAGTGCGTGAGCTGCTTTCGAAATACGAATTCCCAGGCGACGACTTGCCTATCGTTAAAGGTTCGGCAAAATTGGCGCTGGAAGGCGACACCGGTCCATTGGGCGAACAAGCAATCCTGGCCCTGGCTAACGCACTCGACACCTACATCCCAACACCAGAACGCGCAGTTGACGGCGCCTTCCTGTTGCCAGTAGAAGACGTGTTCTCGATCTCGGGTCGCGGTACAGTTGTTACCGGTCGTATCGAACGCGGCATCATCAAAGTCGGCGAAGAGATCGAAATCGTTGGTATCCGTGATACCCAAAAAACCACCTGTACCGGTGTTGAAATGTTCCGCAAATTGCTGGATCAAGGTCAAGCTGGTGACAACGTTGGTGTATTGCTGCGCGGTACCAAGCGTGAAGACGTGGAACGTGGTCAAGTTCTGGCAAAACCAGGTTCGATCAAGCCACACAAACACTTCACAGGCGAAATCTACGTTCTGTCGAAAGATGAAGGCGGTCGTCATACACCATTCTTCAACAACTACCGTCCACAGTTCTACTTCCGTACAACGGACGTGACTGGTTCGATCGAGTTGCCGAAAGACAAAGAAATGGTGATGCCAGGCGATAACGTGTCGATCACAGTGATGTTGATCAACCCGATCGCGATGGAAGAAGGTCTGCGTTTCGCGATCCGCGAAGGCGGCCGTACCGTCGGCGCTGGTGTTGTCGCTAAAATTATTGAGTAA
- a CDS encoding DHA2 family efflux MFS transporter permease subunit produces MRALTLEELRDRYGARYKWLVLLTCMIGSVAAILSSTIVNVAIPDLSRYFVLGQERAQWVSTGFMLAMTLSMLLTPWLLLRFGLRRTYGGAICLLLIGGVVGGFSINYPMLLSMRVLEGLASGVMQPIPAIVILRAFDQHEQGKAMGIFGFGVVLAPAVGPSVGGFLVELFGWRSIFFVVVPPCLVVLVLIQRFLASYTPVPDSDKPLDWKGLLLIGVSIVSLLNGVVELRGDMPQAVVLLVIGVATLIGFILYQTRTSAEPLMNMQLFRHRQFAMGALVAFIYGMGLFGSTYLLPIYMQMGMNYAPSQAGLVLLPAGIVLAVTIPLAGRLADRYPPNVLVAIGLFLLAASFALMANGSPATSYLALMAWAVIGRIGLGFVLPALSLGAMRGLDIGLVAQGASAINFVRQLGGAIGVSLVGVVLEWRIALHQAQSALGTDSHRNAFNETFFLVAVLCAIAVVAAWYMREKPMTKDQEAAEK; encoded by the coding sequence ATGCGAGCACTCACTCTGGAAGAATTGCGCGACCGTTATGGTGCGCGCTATAAATGGCTGGTCTTGCTGACTTGCATGATAGGCAGCGTGGCAGCCATCCTTTCATCGACCATCGTCAACGTCGCCATCCCTGACCTGAGCCGTTACTTCGTCTTGGGACAGGAACGGGCGCAGTGGGTCTCCACCGGTTTCATGCTGGCCATGACTTTGTCGATGTTGCTGACGCCGTGGTTATTGCTGCGCTTTGGCTTGCGTCGTACTTACGGCGGCGCGATTTGCCTGTTGTTGATAGGGGGCGTGGTCGGCGGCTTCAGTATTAATTACCCGATGTTGCTGAGCATGCGTGTGCTGGAAGGGCTGGCATCCGGCGTGATGCAGCCGATACCGGCGATTGTCATCCTGCGTGCCTTTGACCAGCATGAGCAGGGCAAGGCGATGGGTATTTTTGGCTTTGGTGTGGTGTTGGCGCCGGCAGTCGGCCCCAGCGTGGGTGGTTTCCTGGTTGAACTGTTCGGCTGGCGCTCGATCTTTTTCGTCGTGGTGCCGCCTTGCCTGGTGGTCCTGGTCCTGATCCAGCGCTTCCTGGCTTCTTATACCCCGGTGCCGGATAGCGACAAGCCGCTGGACTGGAAGGGTTTGTTATTGATAGGCGTAAGTATCGTCAGCCTCTTGAATGGTGTGGTCGAGTTGCGTGGCGATATGCCGCAAGCGGTCGTCCTGCTGGTTATCGGCGTTGCTACCTTAATCGGCTTCATCCTGTACCAGACCCGCACCTCAGCCGAACCTTTGATGAATATGCAATTGTTCCGCCATCGCCAGTTTGCGATGGGCGCGCTGGTGGCTTTCATTTATGGCATGGGCTTGTTCGGTTCGACTTATCTGCTACCTATCTATATGCAGATGGGGATGAACTACGCGCCGTCGCAAGCCGGCCTGGTACTGCTGCCGGCCGGCATCGTGCTTGCGGTGACGATACCGCTGGCCGGTCGGCTGGCAGATCGCTATCCGCCGAATGTATTGGTGGCGATAGGCTTATTCCTGTTGGCCGCTTCCTTTGCGCTGATGGCGAACGGTTCACCGGCGACCAGCTACCTGGCGCTGATGGCGTGGGCGGTGATCGGGCGTATCGGCCTCGGTTTCGTTTTGCCGGCGCTTAGCCTGGGCGCTATGCGCGGATTGGATATCGGGCTGGTGGCGCAAGGCGCGAGTGCGATCAACTTTGTGCGGCAATTGGGTGGAGCGATAGGCGTCAGCCTGGTTGGCGTGGTACTGGAATGGCGCATCGCCCTGCATCAGGCGCAATCGGCTTTGGGTACTGATAGTCATCGCAATGCTTTTAATGAAACATTCTTCCTGGTGGCGGTGCTGTGCGCAATCGCTGTCGTCGCGGCCTGGTATATGCGCGAAAAACCCATGACGAAAGATCAAGAAGCAGCAGAAAAATGA
- the secE gene encoding preprotein translocase subunit SecE: MANQPVETVGASGDKIKIVLAILAAIAGVVGFYFLSDKATAVRAAALVGGLVVAIAIAWTSAAGRDFLNFSKEAVRETKKVVWPTRKEALQMTAIVFGFVLVMALFLWGTDKLLEVVLYDLILGWKR, translated from the coding sequence ATGGCTAATCAACCCGTAGAAACTGTTGGCGCGTCAGGCGATAAGATTAAGATCGTTTTGGCGATTCTTGCCGCAATCGCGGGCGTAGTCGGATTCTATTTTTTGTCGGATAAAGCGACGGCTGTCCGCGCCGCTGCATTGGTTGGTGGTTTGGTAGTGGCGATTGCGATTGCGTGGACTTCCGCGGCAGGTCGCGATTTCCTCAATTTTTCAAAAGAAGCAGTTCGCGAAACCAAGAAAGTAGTTTGGCCAACACGTAAAGAAGCATTGCAGATGACCGCAATCGTTTTCGGTTTCGTCTTGGTCATGGCGCTTTTCCTGTGGGGTACGGATAAGTTACTCGAAGTTGTGCTGTACGACCTGATTTTGGGCTGGAAAAGATAA